The DNA sequence CCGTTGTCGTCCCGCCGACAACGCACTCGCCAATTATCAAATAACCGGGTTCTCTCGAGAGGTTTTCGCCCCACTGCAACCCAGCCTCGAACAAGCGATCGACGACTGCCCGAGGTAAAGCGCGCCCCGTCGAGACGCAATCTGCGGGCATCCCTTGTAAGTCGATCGCGCTAACCGCAGGAGGAACGGGCAAGCCCGCATCAAATAGATGCACCGGGATATTAGAAACTGCGATCGCGGCGCGGGAAATGAGGACGGGGGAAAGTCCTCGTTCGAGGGAGGGTAAAGGATATTTGGGGTTCGGTTTCGGACCATCGATCAAAAATTCGGCATCCGCGATCGCAGTATATTTTCGCTCTTCCGGTGTCGCTCCGGCTGCGGAAATTCCTTCAATCAATCCCGTCGCCGTAAAACCGAGGATACAAGCGAAGCAAGCCGGTTGATTTTGTTGTCGCCGCAACCATTCTTGCCCTCGAGCCAGTTGAGTATAAATTTGGATCGTTCTTGAAATCAAAGTTCAAAATTAACAATTAACAATTTAGTCAAGGAATTTCCCGCTCTAATCAGCCGTTCCTTACTCCTCTTCCCTCATTATTCATTATTTAATAATCGTATTCGATCAAAGTTCGCACCCAAGCTGGCGGTCGCGGAATTGGAGTTTTCAAGCGATCGAAGAGTAAGACAGCAACCAAGTGAACGACAAATAAATAAATTAAATTGCTCACAATAACCGAGCCGATGGCAATTCCTTGAATGAATAAAATATCGGGTTTAGCCAGCAGTCCCAAACGCAGGTATATCCATTCAGCAAGGCTCGTAATTTGAGCGATCGTGTAGAGCCATAAATCTTCTCCCAATAATACCGAGAGTACCCAAAACCGAAAAAAGAAACCGATGCTTCCCAACAACGTTCCCAATGCGATCGAAACGCCCCAACCCAATCCCCTGCGCCAAACTGCCCCCAATTGAACGCCCATCAAACCAAATGGCATCACGTATAAAATACTGCGATTAGGCCCCATCAAAATCGATAACAGCAGTCCGGAAACTAAAGCAGCCATCCAAGCCGCGCGGAAACCTCGCCGCATATACAATAACGCGATTGGGAGCGGAAAGAAAATTCGGAGCAACGGCCCCAAAGGGAAATAATAATTAATTAGCCAGATTAAACTAGCCGTACTTGCTAAAAATGCAGTTTCTACCATTTCCACGGGCGCACTAACGCGCAGCGTCGGAACTTGATATTCTCCCACGGGGGCAGGAGTTGGGATTGACGAAAGTTCGTCTTCCAAATCTACCCAATTTGTCTCCTTTGTCTCGCTAGCGGCCGCGCTATTGTCTTCGCGTTCTCGCTTTGTGGGTGTCAACTCCGACTCGGAGAGTTGGCGCTCTTCCTCATCCCTAGGGGATCGCTCTTTTGGTTCGTCGGTCATCAAAAAATTGGGGTCGTGTCTCAGTAGGGGAGAGTTGAACTTAGTTGCGATGAACAATTAGAAATTAACCCGCTTCAAACCTTTTATTTTGAAGAAAAAACAAAAAGTTCTTTTTTAAAACTTTTATTTAAAAAAAAGAGCTTTATTCGGTAATCAAGCAATTGTCAAGCAATAATTCGCTCTAAAGCACTTAAATCGGGAATGCGCAATACATCTTGATCGCGTTCGATCAAGTTCTTCTTCTCCAGTTTAGTCAAAACGCGAGTTACCGT is a window from the Oscillatoria sp. FACHB-1406 genome containing:
- a CDS encoding DUF2232 domain-containing protein, translating into MVETAFLASTASLIWLINYYFPLGPLLRIFFPLPIALLYMRRGFRAAWMAALVSGLLLSILMGPNRSILYVMPFGLMGVQLGAVWRRGLGWGVSIALGTLLGSIGFFFRFWVLSVLLGEDLWLYTIAQITSLAEWIYLRLGLLAKPDILFIQGIAIGSVIVSNLIYLFVVHLVAVLLFDRLKTPIPRPPAWVRTLIEYDY